ACGTCCACCATGTGCCTCGTCTTCACGAGGTTCAGATGCGGGACGTGATTCAGTTGAGCAGTGATGGCGGGAGGCCACCGTGTCCAGCGTAGAGGCCGGGTTGCGCGAGTTCATCCGCGCCCTGGTGCGAGAGGAGCTGGCGGCGCTCCACGGGGATGCAGCTCACCGCGAGCTGGTGCAGGCGGGTCCTCCGAGCAGCACCACTCCAGAGGCCCAGCCCCCGTTGGACAAGGCCGTCTACACCGCCGAGGAGGTGGCCCGCCTTCTCGGGTGCAGCCCCAAGGCCGTGTACGCGAAGGTCTCGCGGGGCCAGCTTCCAGGCGCGTTCCGCGTGGGCCGCTCGCTGCGGTTTCGCGGGAGCGAGCTGTTACCGTTCATTCTCGAAGGGCGTGTGCCGTCGCCGAGGAGGTCTTGGCGATGAGCGTGAAGGTCAGGGAGTACAAGAAGCGCGGCAAGAGCGGATGGGAGGTGGACATCATGTTCAAGTGGCCCGATGGCGAGCTGTACCGCGAGCGCGTGAAGGCGCCGGTGGGCTCCAAGTCGGGCGCGAAGGCGTGGGGTGAGCAGCGGCAGGCCGAGCTGCTCGCGCGAGGCCACAAGGCCATGGACATGGAGAAGAAGAAGGAGGTGCCGATGTTGAAGGAGTTCGCCCCCAGGTTCATCGACGGGGACGCCAGGGCCAATCGGCAGAAGCCCAGCACCATCACCAGCAAGGAGTCCCTGTTGCGGCTCTACCTGCTGCCGCGCTTCGGTGAGCGGCGGCTGGACGAGGTGACGAACGAGGACATCCAGCACCTCAAGGCGGAACTGCGCGACCTGTCCACCAAGACGGTGAACAACGTCCTCACGGTGTTCAACCGGCTGTTGAAGGTGGCCGTGGAGTGGGGCGTGCTCGACAAGATGCCCGCGACCATCAAGCTGTTGAAGGCGCCCAAGCCCACCATGGCCTTCTACGACTTCGCCGAGTACGAGCGGCTGGTGGAGGCGGCGGGCAAGTTGGACTGGCGCATTCAGCTCATGGTGCTCCTCGGGGGCGATGCTGGGCTGCGCAGCGGGGAGATCATCGCGTTGGAGTGGCCGGACATCGACTTCCGCCGGGGCCAGCTCCACATCCGGCAGGCCGAGTGGCGAGGCCACGTCACCGTGCCCAAGGGCGGACGAGATCGCCGGGTGCCGATGACGAAGCGGCTGGCGGCGTTGTTAGCGGCCAACCGTCACCTGCGAGAGGCCCGGGTGCTCTACCGCGACGACGGCGAGCCCGTGGCCAGGGCCACCGTCTCCCGTTGGATGAAGAAGGCACAGACACGGGCCGGGCTGCCGGTCACCGGGGCGCTGCACATCCTCCGGCACACCTTCTGCTCACGGCTGGCGATGCGCGGGGCTCCTGCCAAGGCCATCCAGGAGCTGGCGGGCCACGAGAGCCTCACCACCACCCAGCGGTACATGCACCTCACCCCGGCGGCGAAGGACGCGGCCATCAGCCTGCTGGACACAGCGGGCCCCCAGCTTTCTGGAGACCTGCTGGAGACGGGCTCCGCGACGCCGGGAAAGGCAGGTGGGGGCCAAAAGGCGAAGGGCCCGGAACCTTGCGATTCCGGGCCCTTCTATTGGCGAGGAGTACGGGACTTGAACCCGTGGCCTCCGGCGTGACAGGCCGGCGTTCTAACCAACTGAACTAACTCCCCACGACACCGCTGTGCTGCACTACCACGACCACTGCTTGGGCGGAACAGGGATTGAACCTGTGACCCTCGCCTTGTAAGGGCGACGCTCTACCGCTGAGCTATCCGCCCCTCGCTTGCGTCACCGCGTTGCGACGGGGCGGCCTTGTATCGGCCACGACCGTCACTGTCAAGCATACGTTTTGGACGGACGGATCATTCCGGACTGCCCTGACACGAGCGTTGACCCTGGCGATGGCACCTGACAACCCTCGCCCCCGCGCCCACTCCCCAAGGGAGAGCGGGCAGACACGGAGCCCACCCCTTGAACGACCGCCTCCTGCGAGCCGCCCGCCGCCAGCCCACCGACACCACCCCCGTGTGGCTCATGCGCCAGGCCGGCCGCTACCTCCCCGAGTACCGAGCCATCCGCGGCAACATCGGCTTTCTCGACCTGTGCAAGAACCCGGACCTCGCCGCCGAGGTCACCGTCCAGCCCATCACCCGGCTGGGCGTGGACGCCGCCATCATCTTCTCGGACATCCTCATCCCCGTGGAGGCCATGGGGATCGAGCTGGAGCTCGGGGACAAGGGGCCGCACTTCCCCAATCCCGTGCGCACCGCCGCGGACATCGAGCGGCTGGGCGTGCCCGATCCCGTCCAGGGCACCGGCTTCGTCGCCGAGGCCATCCGCCGCACCCGCCGCGCGCTCAACGACTCGGTGCCCGTCATCGGCTTCTGCGGCGCGCCCTTCACCCTCGCCGCGTACATGGTCGAGGGTGGCGGCTCCAAGAGCTACATCCTCATCAAGCGGCTTCTCTTCGAGCAGCCGAAGCTCGCTCACACCCTCTTCGAGAAGCTGACGAGCACGCTCATCCCCTACCTGCTGATGCAGGTGGAGGCCGGCGCGAGCATCGTGCAGATCTTCGACTCGTGGGGCGGGGAGCTGTCGCCCTGGGACTACGAGCGCTTCTGTCTGCCGTACCTCACGCGCATGGTGAAGGAAGTGCAGGCCAAGGGCGTGCCCGTCATCGTCTTCGGCACCGGTATGTCCAACCACCTGCCGCTGCTCAAGCGCACCGGTGCGGATGTTGTCGGGCAGGACTGGCGCACGCCCATTGACGAGGCCCGGCGCGTGCTCGGGCCGGACGTGGCGGTGCAGGGCAATCTGGATCCGCTCCACCTCTTCCTGCCGCACGAGGAGCTGGAGCAGCGCGTGGTGGACATCCTCCGCCGCGCCGGGCCCGTGGGGCACATCTTCAACCTGGGCCACGGCATCCTCCCGCCCACGGATCCGGACGCCGCGAAGTTCATGGTGGACGCCGTGCACAAGCACGGTGCGGCCCTCCGCCAGGGGACCTGATGACGTGACCCCGTGAGTCATCCGGGGATGTCAGGGGCACCCGGTAGGGTGGCGTGGAGGGTCGGGGAAGGGGACGGGTGCCGTGACAGACGAGGGCAGGGGCGGCGAGTACCAGCGCAGGGTGCTCGCGCTCGATCATTCAAGGGTGCTGGCGCTGTGGCAGGGCCTTCGGGCGGGAATCTCGCCCCCCGAGTGGCCCGCCGGGGTGTTGCTGGAGTACCTCCTCTTGAGGGCGTTCCAGTTGGAGGGCGCCGAGGTGACCTGGCCGTACCGGGTCTACCGGAACGGTGTCCTCCTGGAGCAGATCGACGGGGTGGTCTATTTCGATGGGGTGTCCTGTCTGGTAGAGTGCAAGGACATGACCAATCCGGTAGATGCCTTGGCCCTCGTCAAATTGAAGTCCCAGCTCCTGCGCCGGCCGCGAACCACCATCGGGGCGCTGCTGTGCACGGGCAAGATCTCTGAGCCCGCCTCCTCGTTGATGGAGCTGCTGCCACCGCCAGATGTGCTGCTGTGGGAGGGCAAGGAGCTCGGGCAGGCCCTCCGGGAACACCGGCTCCTCGAGGGAATGAGGAGGAAGCTGCGACATGCGGTGGAGATGGGGTTCGCGGAAGTGAAACCGCCAGACGGGAGGAATCAGTGATGAGTGTGACCATCGTGACCCCAGGAGACGTGGCTGGGAAGCTCATGCGGCGTCTGGTGGAGGGTCATCCCCGTCTGAGGGGGCGGGGCATTCAGATCATTTCGACCGATGGCAATAGCGGAGCCTCGAGATGGGCGCGGGAGCTCCTTTACAAGGAGCGAGTGCCCGTGGCCGTGGTGCGCGATGCCCAGACGTTTTCTCCAGAGCTGATCGCGGAGCAGTGCGGTTGGGTGCATCTGTTCCTGTCGCAGGCCGCGCCTCCCAGCGAATGGCTCATCCTGCCGATCGCGCCCGAGATCGCCGTGTTCCTCTTCCGGGACGAGCACCTGCTGCGCCCCCTGTTGCCGGTGAGTCCCTCGTTCGAGCAGCTCATCCGGGGCCGATACGAGCCCAACAAGGTGCTCGCCGAGATCTTCGCGCAGGCGGGCGAGCAGCCCTTCCCCGAGGCCCTGCGGCGTCGGCTCGACCAGGCGGATTTGTCCTCGCTGTGGGCCGTCGCCCCGGAACTCCGCCCCCTGGAGGAGTTCCTCCTCGGGAAGTTGGCTGCTCAACAGCCGGGCACCGCTCCCTGAGCCGCCCACCGAGGGGCCGGGAGGCCCTTGGTTCACCGCGTTGACTCCGGAATCAATCTTCCGTTGACGCGATGCGACACGGCCCATTAGATGCGCCTCATCTACGTCGTGAAGGTGAGGCACACATGGCTCGCGAGAAGCAGCGTAACGGTCACCGCAGGGTGGCCATCGTCCGCGGATTGCGGACGCCCTTCGTGAAGGCGGGAACCGACTTCGCGAAGCTCACCGCGCTGGACCTGGGCCGCATGGTGGTCCAGGAGCTGGTGCAGCGCGCGGACATCGATCCCCAGGAGATTGATCAGGTGGTGTTCGGCCAGGTCATCCCCACGCTCACCGCGCCGTCCATCGCGCGCGAGGTGGTGCTGGCCGCGGGGCTGCCGCGCAAGATTGAAGCGTTCACCGTGGCGCGCGCCTGTGCCACCTCCATCCAGGCCATGACGACGGCGGCCAACGCCATCTCGGTGGGCGAGGCGGACGTGGCGCTCGTGGGGGGCACCGAGTCCATGTCGGACGCGCCCATCTTCACCAGCCGTCCGCTGGCCCAGGCGCTGGTGGCCGCCTCCAAGGCGCGCAGCCTTCCGGAGAAGCTCAAGGCCTTCCAGACGCTCAAGCCGCGCGACCTGGTGCCCGTGCCCCCGGCCATCGCCGAGTACTCCACCGGCCTCACCATGGGCGAGAGCGCCGAGAAGATGGCCAAGGAGAATGGCATCTCCCGCCAGGAGCAGGACTCCATCGCCTTCACCTCGCACCAGAACGCCGCGCGCGCCTGGAAGGACGGCTTCTTCGACGCCCAGGTGATGCACGTCGTGGTGCCGCCCAAATACGAGAAGGTGTCGCAGAAGGACAACATCGTCCGCGAGGACACCAGCCTGGAGGCCCTTGCCCAGCTGCGGCCCGTGTTCGATCGCAAGTACGGCTCCGTCACCGCCGGCAACGCCTCGCCGCTCACCGACGGCGCCGCCGCGCTGCTGCTCATGAGCGAGGAGAAGGCGAAGGCGCTCGGTCTGGAGCCGCTCGGCTACCTGCGTGCCCATGCCTATGCCGCCACCGACCCGGGAGATCAGCTGCTCCAGGGCCCGGCGTACGCGGCTCCCATCGCGCTGGAGCGCGCGGGCATGAAGCTCTCGGACATCGACCTGGTGGAGATGCACGAGGCCTTCGCCGCGCAGGTGGCCAGCAACATCCAGGCGCTGGCGTCCAAGGAGTTCGCCCGGAAGGCCGGCTGGAGCGCGCCGGTGGGCGAGGTGGACCGCACGCGCCTGAACCTGTCGGGTGGCTCGATCTCCATCGGCCATCCCTTCGGGGCCACGGGGGCGCGCATCGTCACCCAGGCCCTGCATGAGCTGAAACGTCAGAACAAGAACACGGTGCTGTGCACCGTCTGCGCCGCCGGTGGCCTCGGAGCCGCGGTGGTCCTGGAGCGTGCGTGATGGCTGCGATGATTGCTCAGGAGCTCGAGGCGAAGCAGGGCTTCACCTACCAGGTCGAGGACGGTGTCGCGCTCCTCGTGTTGGACCTGCCGGGCGAGGCGGTGAACACGCTCTCCCCGGAGACGGGCGAGGTGTTCGCGAGTCTGCTCACCCGCGCGGAGAAGGACCCCGCGGTGAAGGCGGTCGTCTTCATCTCCGGCAAGAAGGACAGCTTCGTGGCCGGAGCGAAGATCGACTTCCTCCAGACGCTCAAGTCGGCCGCCGAGGCCACCGCCGCTTCGCGTCAGGGGCAGCAGGGCTTCGACAGGCTGGAGGCGTTCTCCAAGCCGGTGGTGGCGGCCATCCACGGCGCGTGCCTGGGCGGCGGCCTGGAGTGGGCGCTCGCCTGTGACTACCGCATCGCCACCGACAGCCCGAAGACGACGCTCGGGTTGCCCGAGGTGCAGCTGGGCCTCATCCCGGGCGCCGGTGGCACCCAGCGGCTGCCGGCCCTCATCGGCGTGCAGGCCGCGTTGGACCTCATTCTCACCGGCAAGAACGTGAAGCCGTCCAAGGCGAAGAAGCTGGGCCTGGTGGACGAGGTGGTGCCCGCGCCCATCCTCCGCACCCTGGCCGTGCGCCGCGCCCGCGAGCTGGCCGAGGGCCTGAAGGTGGAGCGTCCCCGGGGCCAGGGCCTCAAGGCGGTGGCGCAGCAGGGCAAGAAGGGCCTGGGCGGACTGCTGCTGGGGCTGACCAACAAGGAGATGTGGACCGAGGTCGCGCTCGAGGACAACCCGGTGGGCCGGAAGATCCTCTTCGACCAGGCGCGCAAGCAGCTGCGCAAGAAGACGCGCGGCAAGTACCCGGCGCCGGAGAAGGCGCTCGAGGCCATCCGCGTTGGCGTGGAGTCCGGCCGCGCGGCGGGCCTGGAGGCCGAGGCCCGGTTCTTCGGCGAGCTGGTGGTGTCCGACGTCTCCAAGCGGCTGGTGGAGATCTTCTTCGCCACCACCGCGCTCAAGAAGGAGAACGGCACGGCCAGCGCGGACGTGAAGCCCCGCGAGGTGAAGAAGGTGGGTGTGCTCGGCGGCGGTCTGATGGGCGGTGGCATCGCCTACGTCAGCTCGGCGCTGCAGGGCGTGCCGGTGCGCGTGAAGGACAAGGACGACGCGGGCGTGGGCCGGGCCCTCAAGCAGGTGCAGGGCCTCTACGATGAGCGGGTGAAGAAGCGCTCGCTCACGTGGCGCGAGGCGGCCTCGAAGATGGCGCTCGTCACCGGCGGCACCGGCTACGAGGGCTTCAAGAGCGTGGACGTGGTCATCGAGGCCGTCTTCGAGGACCTGGCCCTCAAGCACCGCATCATGGGCGAGGTGGAGCTCGTCACCCGCGAGGACTGCATCTTCGCCTCCAACACCTCCAGCATCCCCATCACCGAGCTGGCCAAGGGCTCGCGGCGGCCCGCGCAGGTCATCGGCATGCATTACTTCAGCCCGGTGAACAAGATGCCGCTGCTGGAGATCATCACCCACAAGGGCACCGCCGACTGGGTGACGGCCACCTGCGTGGAGGTGGGCAAGAAGCAGGGCAAGACGGTCATCGTCGTCAACGACGGGCCGGGCTTCTACACCTCGCGCATCCTCGCGCCGTACATGAACGAGGCCGCGCACCTGCTGGCCGATGGCGCCGACATCGCCGAGCTGGACAAGGCACTCGTGGAGTTCGGCTTCCCCGTGGGCCCCATCACCCTGCTGGACGAGGTGGGCATCGACGTGGCGCAGAAGGTGGGCCCCATCATGGAGACCGCCTTCGGCAAGCGCATGGCCGCGCCCCGCGCCCTGGAGAAGGTGGTGGCCGACGGACGGCTCGGCCGCAAGAACAAGAAGGGCTTCTACACCTACGACGGCAAGAAGAAGGAGGTGGACCCCACCGTCTACGAGCTCCTGCCGCACGGGAAGAACCGCAAGAGCCTCGACGCGCGCGAGATGGCCGAGCGGTGCGCCCTCCAGATGGTGAACGAGGCGGTGCGCTGCCTCGGCGAGGGGATTCTCCGCAGCGCGCGGGACGGCGACGTGGGCGCCATCTTCGGGCTCGGCTTCCCGCCGTTCCTCGGAGGCCCCTTCCGCTACGCGGACAGCCTCGGCCCCGCCGAGCTGCTGCGGCGCCTGGAGCACTTCCAGGACAAGTACGGCGAGCGCTTCACCCCCGCGCCGTCCCTCGTGGACATGGTGAAGGCGGGCAAGACGTTCTACCCGCGCTAGTCACGGGGAAGGGGAGGGCAGGGGGCTCGTGTGCTCCCCTCCCTCCCGTCCGCGTCAGTCGTCCACCGCGGGCAGCACGCTCACCTTGAGCGAGCTGGGGTGCGCCGCCGAGCGGTACACGCGGTGGAAGGCGCGCACGAAGTCCTCGTCCTTCGCCTCGAAGATGTTGGGCACGAAGGTCTGCGGGTTCCGGTCGATGAAGGGAAACCAGCTCGACTGCACCTGGATCATCACCCGGTGCCCACGCTCGAAGGTGTGGAAGACGTCGTTGATGACGAAGCGCACCTTCGTCACCTCGCCCGGCTTGAAGGGCTTGGGCTCGCTGTAGCTGTCGCGGAAGCGGCCGCGGAACGGCTCGCCGCGCACCAGCGTCTGCTGGCCCCCGCGGTTGTGCCTGCCTTCCTCGGACTCGCCCCACACGGGGCCGGGCATCTTGCCCGGGTTGACGTCCACGAGCTTCACCACCCAGTCCGCGTCGGTGCCGGTGGTGGACACCCACAGCTCGGCCTCCAGCGGGCCCGCGAGCGTCAGGTCCTTCTCCAGCGGCTCCGTCTGGTAGACGAGCACGTCCGGCCGGCGCGAGGCGAAGCGCTGGTCCTCCGTCATGTAGTTCTTGCTCCAGCCCGTCGTCAGCTCCGTGGTGTAGGGCACCGGCTTGCTGGGGTCACTCACGTACTCGTCGAAGGAGGCCTCGGCGGACGCGGGCGCGGTGTAGGAGAGGCCGCCCCTGGGCTGGAAGTAGAGCCGCGCCTCGCGCACGCCCTTGGGGGGCCACGTGTCGAAGCGCCGCCAGCGGTTGGCGCCCGTCTCGAACATCAGGGCCTCGGGCAGCTCCGGCTTGTCGCCCCCCTTGAGGTGGTGCTTGAAGAAGGCGAGCTCCAACTCCTGGTAGAGCGCGCTCGTGCGGAAGCCGAAGTCCACGTCGCCCAGCGAGGTGCTGTCCCCGCGCGTCCAGCCGCCGTGCGGCCACGGGCCCATGACGAGCGTGTTGGAGATGCCCGGGTTCTGCTTCTCGATGGCGGCGTAGGTGCGCAGCGGGCCGTACAGGTCCTCGGTGTCGTACCAGCCGCCCACCACCAGCACCGCGGCCTTGATGTTCTTCAGGTGCGGCAGGAGGTTGCGCGCCTGCCAGAAGGCGTCGTAGTTGGGGTGCGCGACGATGTCCTTCCAGAAGGCGATGTCGCCCTTGAAGTGGCGCGTGTCCGCGTTGGCCAGCGAGCCCAGGTCGAGGAAGAACTGGTAGCCGTCCGGCGTGCCGTGCTCGAAGCGGGGCCAGGACTCGTTGGCGACGGGCTGCGGCCGGGGCTTGCCGAAGCCCGCGAAGAAGTTGAACGACAGCGCCAGGTTGAAGGCGCCATGGCGGTGCATGTCGTCCCAGAACCAGTCGGCGATGGGGGCCTGCGGCGACACCGCCTTGAGCGCCGGGTGCGAGTCGATGACGCCCGCCGAGGCGTAGAAGCCCGGATACGAGATGCCCCACTGGCCCACGCGGCCGTTGTTGCCCGGCACGTTCTTCACCAGCCACTCGATGGTGTCGTACGTGTCGGTGCTCTCGTCGATGTCCTTGGGCCCGCTCTTCTTCGCCAGGTGCGGGCGCACGTTGATGAACTCGCCCTCGGACATGTTGCGGCCGCGCACGTCCTGCAAGGCGAAGATGAAGCCCTGCTTCTCGTACTCGGCGGTGGGGCCGAGCCCGCGTGCGTACCGGTCCTGGCCGTACGGCGCCACCGAGTAGGGCGTGCGCGTGAGCAGGATGGGGTAGCGCTTGCCGGGGCTCGCGTCGTTGGGGATGTAGACGGACGTGAAGAGCCTCGTGCCGTCGCGCGTGGGAAGGCGGTACTCGAACTTGGTGTAGCGCGAGCGGATGTAGTCGGCGCGCTCGGACTCGGCGGTGGGCGGCTGGGGCTTCGCGGCCTGGGCCCTCGCGGGACCAGCGAGCGCCACAAGCACGAGCACCAGGAAGCTGCGGAACATGAGGTGCATGCACTCTCCTGCTGGGGAAGGCGGGCATTGTCGGTGAAGGGCGGCGGTGCGGAAAGCGCTGTCTCGTGCTCGCGAGGCGGAAGCGCCCTGGCACTCCGCGTCCCGGTTCCGTCCTTGACCCCAGCGCCTTTCTGGACGATGCCTGCGCCGCATGTCCCGCTCCGCCTCCCGCACCCTGGCCCTCGTCATCCTGGCCGCCGTCCTGGCCTGTGCCGTGTCGGGGGGGCTCGCCGCCTGGCGCTTCCACCACAAGAATCCCCAGGCCCCGGTGGTGCGGCTCGACGAGTACGTCGTCATGGGCTGGGTGGGCTGGGACTCCAGCTGGTACATGCGCATCGCCGAGGAGGGGTACAGCTTCACGCCCGGCGAGCAGAGCTCCGTGGCCTTCTTCCCGCTCTACCCCCTGGCCATCCGCGCCGTCGAGGCGCTCGGTCCGGACGTGTACCAGGCCGGGGTGCTCGTCACGCTGTTGTGTGGACCGCTCGCCATCCTCCTCTTCCTGCGCTGGGCCCGCTTCCGGGCCGAGGAGCCCCTCGCCTTCCAGGCCTCGCTGCTGCTCGCCCTCTACCCCTTCACCTTCTTCCTGTACGGGGTGATGTACTCCGACGCGCTCTTCCTCCTGCTGGTGGTGGGCGCCTTCCTCCTGCTGGAGAAGGGGCACCTGGGGCTGGCCGTGCTGCTCGGCGCGGTGGCGACGGCGGCGAGGCCCGTGGCGCCCGCGGTGGTGCTCGGCCTGCTGGCCCGCCGGCTCGAGTGGAAGCGCGAGCGGGGAGAGCGCTGGACCGTGCTCGACTTCCTGCCCGTCCTGTCCGCGCTCGGCTTCCTCCTCTACATGCTCTACCTGGACAAGCAGTTCGGCGCGCCCTTCGCCTTCGCCGAGGCCCAGGCCGGGTGGGGACAGGAGCCCGGCTGGCGCTCCGTGCTGAAGCTCTCCTGGTTCAAGACCGTCTTCTTCTCCCACGCCAACGCGGAGACGGTGTCGCGGCTGTGCCTCCATGCGCTGCTGACGCTGGGGGCGCTCGTGCTGGTGGGGCCCACCTTCCGCAAGCTGGGGTGGGGCTATGGCGTGTACTGCGCCGTGCTGGTGGGCATCCCCGCCGTGACCACCAAGGACTTCATGGGCATGGGGCGCTACCTCATCTCCGCCTTCCCCCTCTTCCTCACCCTCGCGCTGCTGTTGCGCGACCACCCGCGCGTGCGGCAGGGAATCCTCGCCGTGGGCGCCGTGTCGCTCGTCCTCCTGTCGGCCGCCTTCGGCCTGGACCACTACATCTCGTGAACGCTCCGCTCGCTCCCGCCCTGGCGCTGTTCTCCCACCTCCCGTTGAGCGAGCGCTTCCACGTGCACGCCCGGGCCTTCTCCGCGCCGCTCGAGGCCGTCGCCTCCCGCGTGCCCGCCGGTGGCACGGTGGCGGATGTGGGATGTGGGCACGGCCTGCTCTCCGCCCTCCTGGCCCTGGGTGACTCCCGGCGCATCGTGCATGGGGTCGATCCCGACCCACGTAAAATCGAGTGGGCGCGGAGTGGCCCCGGCCGTCTGCCCAACGTGCGGGCTGAGGTGGGCACCGTGGAGTCGCTCGCCGAGCGGCTCTCCGGCCAGTTCGACGCGGTGGTGGTGAGCGACGTCCTCTATCTGCTGCCCGTGGAGCGCTGGCCCGGCTTCCTGCGCGAGGCCCGGCGCCTGCTGCGTCCCGGGGGACGGCTGCTCCTGAAGGAGGCCGAGGGGGACCGCTCCTGGAAGCACTACAAGTGCCTCGCCCAGGAGGTGGTGATGGTGAAGCTGCTCGGCCGGACGAAGGCTGGCGGCGCGCTCGTGCTCCAGCCGCGCGAGGCGATGGAGGCCCTGCTGCGTCAGGCCGGCTTCACCCCGCGCGAGACGGTGGCGCTGGGGACGGGCTACTCCACGCCCCACATCCTCTACGTGGCGGAGGCCACCGCCGGAGACGGGGCGGCTGCCAGCGCGCCGTAGGTGGTCAGCTCCACCCCGAGCTGCTCGAGCCGGGCCCGCACCCGGGGACTGGTGAGTGCGTCCAGCTCGGACTGCCAGCCGTAGGTCCAGGCCGGGTCCTCCGGCACGTGCGGGCGGCCCTCACCGGGGTGGCAGCCCAGCTCGAAGTCTCCCGGGGGCAGCGACTCCAGCAGCGAGAGCAGGGCGGACTCGGTGAGCTGGCCCGCCTCGAAGATGCCACCCGCGCTCACCCGCCGGACTCCCGGCCGTGGCCCCGGCGCGCT
The sequence above is drawn from the Archangium gephyra genome and encodes:
- a CDS encoding helix-turn-helix domain-containing protein produces the protein MSSVEAGLREFIRALVREELAALHGDAAHRELVQAGPPSSTTPEAQPPLDKAVYTAEEVARLLGCSPKAVYAKVSRGQLPGAFRVGRSLRFRGSELLPFILEGRVPSPRRSWR
- a CDS encoding tyrosine-type recombinase/integrase, with amino-acid sequence MLKEFAPRFIDGDARANRQKPSTITSKESLLRLYLLPRFGERRLDEVTNEDIQHLKAELRDLSTKTVNNVLTVFNRLLKVAVEWGVLDKMPATIKLLKAPKPTMAFYDFAEYERLVEAAGKLDWRIQLMVLLGGDAGLRSGEIIALEWPDIDFRRGQLHIRQAEWRGHVTVPKGGRDRRVPMTKRLAALLAANRHLREARVLYRDDGEPVARATVSRWMKKAQTRAGLPVTGALHILRHTFCSRLAMRGAPAKAIQELAGHESLTTTQRYMHLTPAAKDAAISLLDTAGPQLSGDLLETGSATPGKAGGGQKAKGPEPCDSGPFYWRGVRDLNPWPPA
- the hemE gene encoding uroporphyrinogen decarboxylase, with protein sequence MNDRLLRAARRQPTDTTPVWLMRQAGRYLPEYRAIRGNIGFLDLCKNPDLAAEVTVQPITRLGVDAAIIFSDILIPVEAMGIELELGDKGPHFPNPVRTAADIERLGVPDPVQGTGFVAEAIRRTRRALNDSVPVIGFCGAPFTLAAYMVEGGGSKSYILIKRLLFEQPKLAHTLFEKLTSTLIPYLLMQVEAGASIVQIFDSWGGELSPWDYERFCLPYLTRMVKEVQAKGVPVIVFGTGMSNHLPLLKRTGADVVGQDWRTPIDEARRVLGPDVAVQGNLDPLHLFLPHEELEQRVVDILRRAGPVGHIFNLGHGILPPTDPDAAKFMVDAVHKHGAALRQGT
- the fadI gene encoding acetyl-CoA C-acyltransferase FadI encodes the protein MAREKQRNGHRRVAIVRGLRTPFVKAGTDFAKLTALDLGRMVVQELVQRADIDPQEIDQVVFGQVIPTLTAPSIAREVVLAAGLPRKIEAFTVARACATSIQAMTTAANAISVGEADVALVGGTESMSDAPIFTSRPLAQALVAASKARSLPEKLKAFQTLKPRDLVPVPPAIAEYSTGLTMGESAEKMAKENGISRQEQDSIAFTSHQNAARAWKDGFFDAQVMHVVVPPKYEKVSQKDNIVREDTSLEALAQLRPVFDRKYGSVTAGNASPLTDGAAALLLMSEEKAKALGLEPLGYLRAHAYAATDPGDQLLQGPAYAAPIALERAGMKLSDIDLVEMHEAFAAQVASNIQALASKEFARKAGWSAPVGEVDRTRLNLSGGSISIGHPFGATGARIVTQALHELKRQNKNTVLCTVCAAGGLGAAVVLERA
- the fadJ gene encoding fatty acid oxidation complex subunit alpha FadJ, with the translated sequence MAAMIAQELEAKQGFTYQVEDGVALLVLDLPGEAVNTLSPETGEVFASLLTRAEKDPAVKAVVFISGKKDSFVAGAKIDFLQTLKSAAEATAASRQGQQGFDRLEAFSKPVVAAIHGACLGGGLEWALACDYRIATDSPKTTLGLPEVQLGLIPGAGGTQRLPALIGVQAALDLILTGKNVKPSKAKKLGLVDEVVPAPILRTLAVRRARELAEGLKVERPRGQGLKAVAQQGKKGLGGLLLGLTNKEMWTEVALEDNPVGRKILFDQARKQLRKKTRGKYPAPEKALEAIRVGVESGRAAGLEAEARFFGELVVSDVSKRLVEIFFATTALKKENGTASADVKPREVKKVGVLGGGLMGGGIAYVSSALQGVPVRVKDKDDAGVGRALKQVQGLYDERVKKRSLTWREAASKMALVTGGTGYEGFKSVDVVIEAVFEDLALKHRIMGEVELVTREDCIFASNTSSIPITELAKGSRRPAQVIGMHYFSPVNKMPLLEIITHKGTADWVTATCVEVGKKQGKTVIVVNDGPGFYTSRILAPYMNEAAHLLADGADIAELDKALVEFGFPVGPITLLDEVGIDVAQKVGPIMETAFGKRMAAPRALEKVVADGRLGRKNKKGFYTYDGKKKEVDPTVYELLPHGKNRKSLDAREMAERCALQMVNEAVRCLGEGILRSARDGDVGAIFGLGFPPFLGGPFRYADSLGPAELLRRLEHFQDKYGERFTPAPSLVDMVKAGKTFYPR
- a CDS encoding CocE/NonD family hydrolase, with the protein product MHLMFRSFLVLVLVALAGPARAQAAKPQPPTAESERADYIRSRYTKFEYRLPTRDGTRLFTSVYIPNDASPGKRYPILLTRTPYSVAPYGQDRYARGLGPTAEYEKQGFIFALQDVRGRNMSEGEFINVRPHLAKKSGPKDIDESTDTYDTIEWLVKNVPGNNGRVGQWGISYPGFYASAGVIDSHPALKAVSPQAPIADWFWDDMHRHGAFNLALSFNFFAGFGKPRPQPVANESWPRFEHGTPDGYQFFLDLGSLANADTRHFKGDIAFWKDIVAHPNYDAFWQARNLLPHLKNIKAAVLVVGGWYDTEDLYGPLRTYAAIEKQNPGISNTLVMGPWPHGGWTRGDSTSLGDVDFGFRTSALYQELELAFFKHHLKGGDKPELPEALMFETGANRWRRFDTWPPKGVREARLYFQPRGGLSYTAPASAEASFDEYVSDPSKPVPYTTELTTGWSKNYMTEDQRFASRRPDVLVYQTEPLEKDLTLAGPLEAELWVSTTGTDADWVVKLVDVNPGKMPGPVWGESEEGRHNRGGQQTLVRGEPFRGRFRDSYSEPKPFKPGEVTKVRFVINDVFHTFERGHRVMIQVQSSWFPFIDRNPQTFVPNIFEAKDEDFVRAFHRVYRSAAHPSSLKVSVLPAVDD
- a CDS encoding mannosyltransferase family protein codes for the protein MSRSASRTLALVILAAVLACAVSGGLAAWRFHHKNPQAPVVRLDEYVVMGWVGWDSSWYMRIAEEGYSFTPGEQSSVAFFPLYPLAIRAVEALGPDVYQAGVLVTLLCGPLAILLFLRWARFRAEEPLAFQASLLLALYPFTFFLYGVMYSDALFLLLVVGAFLLLEKGHLGLAVLLGAVATAARPVAPAVVLGLLARRLEWKRERGERWTVLDFLPVLSALGFLLYMLYLDKQFGAPFAFAEAQAGWGQEPGWRSVLKLSWFKTVFFSHANAETVSRLCLHALLTLGALVLVGPTFRKLGWGYGVYCAVLVGIPAVTTKDFMGMGRYLISAFPLFLTLALLLRDHPRVRQGILAVGAVSLVLLSAAFGLDHYIS
- a CDS encoding class I SAM-dependent methyltransferase, which produces MNAPLAPALALFSHLPLSERFHVHARAFSAPLEAVASRVPAGGTVADVGCGHGLLSALLALGDSRRIVHGVDPDPRKIEWARSGPGRLPNVRAEVGTVESLAERLSGQFDAVVVSDVLYLLPVERWPGFLREARRLLRPGGRLLLKEAEGDRSWKHYKCLAQEVVMVKLLGRTKAGGALVLQPREAMEALLRQAGFTPRETVALGTGYSTPHILYVAEATAGDGAAASAP